The Toxotes jaculatrix isolate fToxJac2 chromosome 6, fToxJac2.pri, whole genome shotgun sequence genomic interval ttcagctcctctgctttCTTCTCATCCTTTTCTGTACCATCCCCCAGTTTGTACATGCGACTGGCATTGGCACAGCCCCACACATGTCCCAGCTCACAAGCCCTGTTAGCGTACTTCAGAGCTAGAGTCATATCTGGCGCCAGCCCTTTGGAATTTCCCTCAATGAATAAAGCACTGAGGTTAAAGCACGAAGGAGCAAAGCCACCAGCACAGGCCTTCTCATAGTACTGCCGAGCTGTTGCAGGGTCAGATTCTCCTTCCATAGTTCGTCCGTCATGGGCTAAGAGACCAACGTTATGGCAGGCATCTATAGACTTCTTTCCTCCAGCGTTGCAGGAGCGCATAAAGCAGGAGTAGGCTGTTTTCAGACACTCTGTCACTCCACCTGGTGGAAAGATTTAGGAGATTGTCTTTATGCAGTGATCTTTATCTTAACGCAGAGAAGTAATGTAGAAAAAAGAGGTATTCAAATCCCCCCCTTACCTAGAAGTGCagcagtcaaaatttttatatAAGTAGTACACTACTACAGTTTTAGTATCCAAAACTAAAAGAactcatttaaaacatttattcaacTACTGATGTGTTCACATGTAAACAATCGTGTCATTGGTACATTAACATTAGTAACTTCATTACACTCACAGAGAAGCAGATTATAAAGTACATTGTGCCTTTCTTAATGTACTCATGTATTTACTCAATATGTTCTATGTATTGCTGTATTGATTAGTATCAATCCCACACATACaatcaaaatacacaaaaagtaTCACATCAATACTTTATGATGTTTCAAGCCCTGATGAGTTCATGAAATTATCTTTTAAATTTGAGAACGTTTAGAATTTTGTCCCAAAGACCAGAAAGGGAAAACAAGGAAAGCAATAAGCCACATTGCTGGTGTACCTTTTCCTGTGACATGGTAAGCCCCCAGTTTATAGCAGCTCTCCCCATGTCCgtttgtttcacagttatgTTTGAGCACCTGTGCTGCAGATTCATAGTTTTTCTTCACCCCTTCCATGTAGTCCGCGAGCCTTTGGCACCCTAAGGAAAACATGTCAGAAGGGTTGACGATGAGGCATACACaactaaaacaaatcaaacattcCGTTTCCATAGTTAGCTGGATGAGTTTCAGCACCACTGATCTGTGAACAGCGCTGCTATGTTACCTTCAGGATCCTTCTCTTTGTAGCACTGGAAGCTGTACTCCACTCCCAGGTTGTCCAAAAACTGCTTAACTTCATTTTCGTCTTCAAAGTTTATAAGTCCAGCCATATTTCAGCTAGCACCTCTGCCTTTTAACGTTGAAATAATCACATGTATTGATGGCTTAGCTCCCACCACATCCACTGCCACTGGTGACCTTGGAGACCGAGTAAATGAGCGGTTACAAAAGCGTTTCCTTAAAATTAAAATCGCAATAAAGATGGCTGCCGTTAATTGTAAAGTTGCTATAAAGTTGTTATACAACCTTACTACGATTACTCAAATAATAGGTTTCTCttgaaaaccaaagaagaacgtgtccatgtgtgtctgtgttcctggTTTCATAATCCTCCTCAACCGGCTTCCGTAGTCCAGCCCCCCTCGCTAATGTACTTCCAGTGCTATGACCTTTATTTACGGTCCGTCTCGTCAAAAATAGACCCGAGTGCTCGCCGTGAAAactataccccccccccccccccccccacccgacTCCTTAATTCTAGACCTTCGGTCGCTGCAGTGATTAGTCGGTATCTTTTAAACATGAATCCCGCTACAATAGACGGCTGTCGACGTGTTTGCACGGAGAGCGATTTCCCACAACGGAGGCGACAACAAGTGAGCTAGCTAGCTGGTTCGCCGCTAACGCTGTTCGGTGACAGATTAGCAAACGCCAGGCTCCCGGACAGGTGAACACTGCAGTCTGAAGCGGCTAAAAACGGAGCCGCCCGACGGCTAACAAGATAAGCGGTAGTTTTTCGTGGTGAACAAGACACCAGTCTCGATTGCATAAGCTAAAACTAGAGcgaggtttgtttttgttttttgttttgttttgggttttgttttttttttgctcttttttaaaGCTATGACCATGGCCTGTAGTTTCCTAAACACGGTAAGTTTcgttttttctttcagttaatttgtgtgatgtgtttttatgtgctcTTGTTAtcatttgggggaaaaaaacgcctatgAACAAATTTTATTAACTAAACGCATCAACATGAGCAAAgatcctctttttgttttcaggacgAGGCGTCTCCAGCGGCTCTGACAGACCTGTGTCTGACCTATGTGAGCCAGAATCtggagtgtttctgtgtgaagcGCCCTGACGGCTCCCTGTGCTTCAGAGAGGCTGTACTCTTCCCACAGGAGTTAGCAGACCAGCTGCTGGCCAAGATGGCCACTGAAGGTAAACCTGGACCTCGAAAGACACTGCTGAACCTGAGCCATCACCTCGAAAATAAAAATTCTTAACTTGTACTCATCTCTTGATTGACTTTAGACAGCTTCTGTGCCTCTGTATCATAAGGGGAAAATGTGTGCCAGTTAAACCAAAACCTTGTCCTAGGTAAACAGAGGCACTATTGTGCAAAGCTCAGTTCTGCTCAGTACTTCATGGGTTTAAAGATGAACTTTAACACAAGTCCGTTATGCTACAGGTCTGCTGAATGACAGCACAGTGGGTGTGTTTCGGAACTGCGAATACCTGCGGCTGAGACGAGCCTGCATCCGTACAGCGCGCATCTCTGCTGAGGCCTTCCAGAAagctctctgtcctcacagacTGTTGGAGCTGGATGCTGCCAGGGTTAATGCAGACCTCACTATTCATGATATTCTTCAGGGACTGGCTACCAACAAGTACTGTCAGGTAAAGTGAGAGTATGTTTTTAAGTAAGTTGTGTTAGTTAAACGCCCTTTTCTCACTCAATGCTAAAACAATAacctgttattttgttttttctcaaacACCCCATAGGAGTCCCTCCAGCGACTAAGCTTAACAGGTCTCACCATGTCCTCTCTGGAGGAACCAATCCGTTATCGTTTCAGCTCCCTCCAGGGCCTCCGCTCGCTCTCTCTAGCCAATGTAGACTTCTATGACTCTGGGCTAGTCGACGTGTGTTCCCTGCCTCGACTGGAGAGCCTCGATCTCTCCAACACCTCAGTCACCAACCTCAGTCCACTGCTAGGCCTGAAGGAGCGGCTGCGTTCACTAACACTGCACCAGCTGAAGAGGCTGGAGATGAGCACTGCTCAGCTGCTGGGGGTCATACGTCAGTTGGATGTACTGCAGGTTAGTGAAAGGGTAGAGGAGCTTAGTGTGGCACTGTTTACTATGCTTTGAGGAGAACGGTATTTCTGTGATTTCACaagccatgtttgtttgtgtgtgtgtgtttgggatgtTGTGAAACCCTGActatgcagcacctggacatcAGTGATGATAAGCAGTTTACCTCTGATGTGGCTCGTCAGCTGCTTGGACAGCCGGGGATCCTGCCTGCTCTCGTTTCCCTG includes:
- the LOC121183347 gene encoding cytochrome c oxidase assembly factor 7, giving the protein MAGLINFEDENEVKQFLDNLGVEYSFQCYKEKDPEGCQRLADYMEGVKKNYESAAQVLKHNCETNGHGESCYKLGAYHVTGKGGVTECLKTAYSCFMRSCNAGGKKSIDACHNVGLLAHDGRTMEGESDPATARQYYEKACAGGFAPSCFNLSALFIEGNSKGLAPDMTLALKYANRACELGHVWGCANASRMYKLGDGTEKDEKKAEELKNRARELHGLEKKRQLKFGE